A single genomic interval of uncultured Desulfobulbus sp. harbors:
- a CDS encoding acetate kinase, with the protein MKFFVINSGSSSIKYQVIEMKTETVLATGLVERIGEDTGRLKNTFLPGSATARESVIEQPIPDHYSGMMLVINLLTDKEQGIIKDASEITAIGHRVVHGGEDFRESTRLSPKVIEAIQRNVPLAPLHNPANLDGIKVAMELFPNVFQVAVFDTAFHQTMPPHAYMYALPYNLYEQDRIRRYGFHGTSHRYVAGECARLLGKSLQESNLVTVHLGNGCSITAIENGKSIDTSLGMTPLEGLVMGTRCGDLDPAIHLFLKQNKGMDLEAIDSMLNKESGLKGLCGMNDMRDIHKAIEEGDTKAAIALNVATYRNRKYIGAYMAVLGRVDGIVFTAGIGENDDIVRAESLKGLEVFGVRLDAKKNSERSKEPRCISTPDSSVKVFVIPTNEELAIAREVANVLRG; encoded by the coding sequence ATGAAATTTTTTGTCATCAACTCAGGAAGTTCCTCGATCAAGTACCAGGTGATCGAGATGAAAACCGAAACCGTACTCGCCACCGGTCTGGTCGAGCGCATCGGTGAAGACACCGGCCGCCTGAAAAACACCTTTCTCCCGGGCAGCGCCACCGCTCGCGAGAGCGTGATCGAGCAGCCCATTCCCGATCATTACAGCGGCATGATGCTGGTGATCAATTTGCTCACCGACAAGGAGCAGGGGATCATCAAAGATGCCTCCGAGATTACCGCCATCGGCCACCGCGTCGTCCACGGCGGCGAGGATTTTCGTGAATCCACCCGTCTTTCTCCCAAGGTGATCGAGGCAATTCAGCGCAATGTCCCCCTGGCACCGCTGCACAATCCGGCTAACCTCGACGGGATCAAGGTCGCCATGGAACTGTTCCCCAACGTGTTCCAGGTCGCCGTCTTCGATACCGCCTTTCATCAGACCATGCCTCCGCACGCCTACATGTACGCCCTGCCCTACAACCTCTATGAGCAGGATCGTATTCGCCGTTACGGTTTCCATGGCACCTCCCACCGTTATGTTGCCGGTGAGTGCGCCCGCCTCCTGGGCAAGTCGCTGCAGGAGAGCAACCTGGTGACCGTGCATCTTGGCAATGGCTGCTCCATCACCGCGATAGAAAACGGCAAGAGCATCGATACCTCCCTGGGGATGACTCCGCTGGAAGGTCTGGTCATGGGCACCCGTTGCGGTGACCTCGATCCGGCCATTCACCTGTTCCTGAAGCAGAACAAGGGCATGGATCTGGAGGCGATCGATTCCATGCTCAACAAGGAGTCCGGCCTCAAGGGGCTCTGCGGCATGAACGACATGCGCGATATTCACAAGGCGATCGAAGAGGGCGACACCAAGGCGGCCATTGCCCTCAACGTGGCCACCTATCGCAACCGCAAGTACATCGGTGCCTACATGGCCGTGCTCGGTCGGGTTGACGGTATCGTTTTCACCGCCGGTATCGGCGAGAACGACGACATCGTCCGCGCCGAGTCCCTCAAGGGACTGGAAGTTTTCGGTGTTCGCCTGGATGCGAAGAAGAACAGCGAACGCTCCAAGGAACCCCGCTGCATCTCCACCCCGGACAGCTCGGTCAAGGTCTTCGTCATTCCCACCAACGAGGAACTGGCCATCGCCCGCGAGGTTGCCAACGTCCTGCGCGGATAA
- a CDS encoding PEP-CTERM sorting domain-containing protein, whose product MKRSAFAVLATLLCLGTPALATTMTWGTHMNPYEASSRWTAWDQNYESESSSVTKSGSYTNYNVGTVDWGKGTWLFSGYVAMTFTVPADTLFIQFQSDSNDGVAEFWVDGALIGSLDTYNRGWFQVAISGLPLGLHNLRINRISRDLAFDNFGALDTTSNAVPEPATMLLFGTGLAGLAVMGRKR is encoded by the coding sequence ATGAAAAGATCAGCATTTGCAGTTCTCGCCACCTTGCTTTGCCTCGGCACCCCTGCCCTTGCGACAACGATGACCTGGGGAACACACATGAATCCATACGAAGCCTCAAGCCGCTGGACAGCGTGGGATCAAAACTACGAATCCGAATCAAGCTCAGTGACAAAATCAGGATCCTACACCAACTACAATGTGGGAACGGTTGATTGGGGAAAAGGGACCTGGTTATTCAGCGGTTATGTGGCCATGACCTTTACCGTTCCCGCGGACACCCTTTTCATCCAGTTCCAATCCGACTCCAATGATGGCGTCGCTGAATTCTGGGTTGATGGGGCACTCATTGGCAGCTTAGACACCTACAACCGTGGCTGGTTCCAAGTAGCCATCAGCGGGTTGCCTCTCGGCCTGCATAACCTGAGAATAAACCGCATATCGAGAGATTTAGCCTTTGATAACTTCGGTGCGTTGGATACAACGTCAAACGCTGTTCCCGAACCGGCCACCATGCTTCTCTTCGGTACCGGCCTCGCTGGACTCGCGGTAATGGGACGGAAACGGTAG
- a CDS encoding FAD-dependent oxidoreductase has protein sequence MKRLNNVFQFLDVERKLPPKINIVTRKTGFREIYEKTPDELIRHQAHRCLACGNPYCEWKCPVHNFIPNWLKLISEGNLELAVELSHQTNSLPEVCGRVCPQDRLCEGACTLNDGFGAVTIGNVEKFITDRALANGWQPDMSGVVFTDRRVAVVGAGPAGLGCADVLVRNGVRPVVFDRYPEIGGLLTFGIPEFKLEKAVLKHRREIFSRMGIEFRLGVEIGRDRSLQSLLEEFDAVFLGMGTYQFMKGGFPGEDLEGVYDALPYLIGNTCQYHGFEGLVPFIDAAGKRVVVLGGGDTAMDCCRTAIRQGATSVTCAYRRDEANMPGSKREVTNAREEGVQFLFNQQPVGILGEHEVEGVELVTTELGEPDATGRRRPVVVGGSQVTVTADIVLIAFGFRPNPPDWLVEHGVKVNERDRVVAKEESEFPLQTSNPKIFAGGDMVRGSDLVVTAIWQGRQAAKGILGYLERTRSR, from the coding sequence ATGAAACGATTGAACAACGTGTTCCAGTTCCTTGATGTCGAGCGCAAACTGCCGCCCAAGATCAACATCGTCACCCGCAAGACCGGCTTTCGCGAGATCTACGAGAAGACGCCTGATGAGCTGATCCGACACCAGGCCCATCGCTGCCTGGCCTGCGGCAACCCCTACTGCGAATGGAAATGCCCCGTGCACAACTTCATTCCCAACTGGCTCAAGCTGATCAGTGAGGGCAACCTGGAGTTGGCGGTGGAACTGAGCCACCAGACCAACAGCCTGCCCGAGGTCTGTGGCCGGGTCTGCCCCCAGGATCGCCTCTGCGAGGGGGCCTGCACCTTGAACGACGGCTTTGGTGCGGTCACCATCGGCAATGTGGAGAAATTCATCACCGACCGGGCCCTGGCCAACGGCTGGCAGCCGGATATGAGCGGCGTGGTCTTCACCGATAGAAGGGTGGCCGTAGTCGGCGCCGGCCCGGCGGGTTTGGGCTGCGCGGATGTCCTGGTCCGTAACGGGGTGCGGCCGGTGGTCTTTGACCGCTATCCGGAGATCGGCGGGCTATTGACCTTCGGCATCCCCGAGTTCAAGCTGGAAAAGGCGGTCTTGAAACACAGGCGGGAGATCTTTAGCCGCATGGGCATCGAATTCAGGCTTGGGGTGGAGATCGGACGCGACCGGAGCCTGCAGTCGCTGTTGGAGGAATTCGATGCCGTCTTCCTCGGCATGGGCACCTACCAATTCATGAAAGGCGGCTTCCCCGGCGAGGATCTGGAGGGGGTCTACGACGCCCTACCCTACCTGATCGGCAATACCTGCCAGTATCACGGTTTCGAGGGGCTGGTCCCGTTCATCGATGCCGCTGGCAAGCGGGTGGTGGTCCTGGGTGGCGGCGACACGGCCATGGACTGCTGCCGCACCGCGATCCGCCAGGGCGCAACCTCGGTGACCTGTGCCTACCGCCGCGACGAGGCCAATATGCCGGGCTCGAAACGGGAGGTGACCAATGCCCGCGAGGAGGGGGTGCAGTTCCTCTTCAATCAGCAGCCTGTCGGTATCCTCGGAGAACACGAGGTCGAAGGGGTCGAACTGGTGACCACCGAGCTGGGCGAACCCGATGCCACCGGTCGGCGACGGCCGGTGGTGGTGGGTGGATCCCAGGTCACGGTCACCGCGGACATCGTTCTGATCGCCTTTGGCTTTCGCCCCAACCCGCCGGACTGGCTTGTTGAGCATGGGGTGAAGGTCAATGAACGGGATAGGGTGGTTGCCAAGGAAGAGAGCGAGTTTCCGCTCCAGACCAGCAATCCCAAGATTTTTGCCGGCGGGGATATGGTGCGCGGGTCGGATCTGGTGGTGACGGCGATCTGGCAGGGACGGCAGGCGGCCAAGGGGATACTCGGGTATTTGGAACGGACGAGGTCACGTTGA
- the gltB gene encoding glutamate synthase large subunit: protein MSITQGLEEKANIQGSLISTVQRTMLGLYDCNEFKDNCGFGLIAHTKGEVSHRLVQTAIEALTCMTHRGGIAADGRTGDGCGLLLQKPDTFLRRAARECGAGELSELYGVGALMFSPDAEREKRAQQIFTRILTDQGLEVAGWRQVPTNADCLGPIALASLPSFAQVFINSRDLNREQLRAKLLIARRIAEKALVEDPDFYVASLSEGVVVYKGLMMPADLPGFFPDLADPELMSAICVFHQRFSTNTMPRWPLAQPFRLLAHNGEINTITGNRNWAEARTSKFQTPLLPDIEAIAPLVNRTGSDSSSLDNMLEVLVAGGMDLHRAIRMLIPPAWQNAEQLDADRRAFYEFNSMHTESWDGPAGLVVSDGRYAVCALDRNGLRPSRWVLTRDNLLTVASEVGVYTYDAGEVVAKGRLGPGQILSVDTETGTLRHTDEVDDALKARHPYKQWLKDNTLRLEGTLTQDKATRELEGEPLNRAMKMYQVSFEERDQLLRPLAETGQEATGSMGDDTPMAVLSLQQRPLYDYFRQQFAQVTNPPIDPLREAVVMSLETTIGPEQQSIFEETEQHASRVILTSPVLSSVKFRALVHLDRWGYRLCRLSLGYDPAHQSLRQGIEQLCNQAAEAVRSGCVLLLLSDQDCKPPLLPIHALLATGAVHHHLSRTGLRCNANLIVATATARDSHQIACLIGFGATAVYPYLSYAVLGDLCRSGELTMNPDQAVKNYRKGIKKGLLKILSKMGISTVASYRGAQLFEIIGLNDSVVDLCFPGTPSRIQGAGFSELESDQKVLAQEAVKPQQPIRPGGLLKFIYGQEYHAYNPDVVMGLQAAVNSGDRAKWQQLADRINHRQPATLRDLLELRSDISPIPLDQVEPASNIIRRFDTAAMSLGALSPEAHEALAEAMNTLGGRSNSGEGGEDPARFGTNKVSKIKQIASGRFGVTPHYLVNAEVLQIKIAQGAKPGEGGQLPGTKVNELIARLRYSVPGVTLISPPPHHDIYSIEDLAQLIFDLKQVNPEALVSVKLVSRPGIGTIAAGVAKAYADLITVSGYDGGTAASPISSIRHAGSPWELGLAEVHQTLQANDLRDKIRLQTDGGLKTGLDVVKAAILGAESFGFGTAPMVSLGCKYLRICHLNNCATGVATQREDLRRDHYQGTVDKVINFFTFLAEETRAWMARIGVKTLNELVGRVDLLTPLAGITSRQQGLDLSPLLHTDAQLAKKPRHCAITRNQPFDRGPLAERMVSEILPAIETKSGGTFAYTIGNCDRSIGARLSGEIAKRWGNQGMADKPVKLKLTGIGGQSFGAWNVCGLEMYLSGDANDYVGKGMAGGKIVIRPPHRSTFESQHTSIMGNTCLYGATGGRIYASGRAGERFAVRNSGAFAVVEGVGDHGCEYMTGGLVTVLGPTGTNFGAGMTGGFAYVLDQDNTFVDRYNHELVEIQRIHSGYMEEYRNHLNQVIEEFCRETNSDWGWHLLDDFSDFIGKFWLVKPKAADLSSLLDRLQERSE from the coding sequence TTGAGCATAACACAGGGGTTGGAAGAAAAAGCAAATATTCAAGGTTCCCTCATCTCAACCGTGCAGAGGACCATGTTAGGGCTTTACGATTGCAACGAATTCAAGGATAACTGCGGCTTTGGCCTGATTGCGCACACCAAGGGCGAGGTTAGTCACCGCCTGGTGCAAACCGCCATCGAGGCGCTGACCTGCATGACCCATCGGGGCGGTATTGCCGCCGATGGCCGTACCGGCGACGGCTGCGGGCTGCTCCTGCAGAAACCCGACACCTTTCTGCGCAGAGCGGCTCGGGAGTGCGGAGCCGGAGAACTGAGCGAATTATATGGCGTGGGCGCATTGATGTTCAGCCCGGATGCGGAGCGGGAGAAACGTGCGCAACAGATCTTCACCCGGATCCTCACCGACCAGGGGTTGGAGGTTGCCGGTTGGCGCCAGGTGCCCACCAATGCCGACTGCCTGGGACCGATCGCCCTGGCCTCCCTGCCCTCTTTTGCCCAGGTGTTCATCAATAGCCGGGATCTGAACCGCGAACAGTTGCGGGCCAAGCTGCTCATTGCCCGCCGCATCGCCGAAAAGGCGCTTGTCGAGGATCCGGACTTCTACGTCGCCAGCCTCAGCGAGGGGGTAGTGGTCTACAAGGGGCTGATGATGCCCGCCGATCTGCCGGGCTTTTTTCCGGACCTGGCCGATCCCGAGCTGATGAGTGCGATCTGCGTCTTCCACCAGCGCTTCTCCACCAACACCATGCCGCGCTGGCCCCTGGCACAGCCCTTCCGCCTGCTGGCCCACAACGGCGAGATCAACACCATCACCGGCAACCGCAACTGGGCCGAGGCGCGGACCTCCAAGTTCCAGACCCCGCTCCTCCCGGATATCGAGGCCATTGCCCCCCTGGTCAACCGCACCGGTTCCGACTCCTCCAGCCTGGACAACATGCTCGAGGTCCTGGTGGCCGGCGGCATGGACCTGCACCGGGCGATCCGCATGTTGATTCCGCCGGCCTGGCAGAATGCGGAACAGCTCGATGCCGACCGCCGCGCCTTCTACGAGTTCAACTCCATGCACACCGAGTCCTGGGACGGCCCGGCTGGGCTGGTGGTTTCAGACGGCCGCTATGCGGTCTGCGCCCTGGATCGAAACGGTCTGCGGCCCTCGCGCTGGGTCCTGACCAGGGACAACCTGCTCACCGTGGCCTCGGAGGTGGGGGTCTACACCTATGATGCCGGCGAGGTGGTGGCCAAGGGGCGGCTCGGTCCAGGCCAGATTCTTTCGGTGGACACCGAGACCGGGACCCTACGCCATACCGACGAGGTGGACGACGCGCTCAAGGCCCGCCACCCCTACAAGCAGTGGCTCAAGGACAACACCCTGCGCCTGGAGGGCACCCTGACCCAGGACAAGGCCACGCGGGAACTGGAAGGCGAGCCCCTGAATAGGGCGATGAAGATGTACCAGGTCAGCTTCGAGGAACGCGATCAGTTGCTGCGTCCCCTGGCAGAGACCGGTCAGGAGGCCACCGGCTCCATGGGCGACGACACCCCGATGGCGGTCCTTTCCCTGCAGCAGCGGCCGCTCTACGATTACTTCCGCCAGCAGTTCGCTCAGGTGACCAATCCGCCGATCGACCCCCTGCGCGAGGCGGTGGTGATGTCGCTGGAGACCACCATCGGCCCTGAGCAGCAGTCGATCTTCGAGGAGACCGAACAGCATGCCAGCCGGGTCATTCTCACCTCACCGGTGCTCTCCTCGGTCAAGTTCCGCGCCCTGGTCCATCTCGATCGCTGGGGGTACCGGCTCTGCCGCCTCTCCTTGGGCTACGATCCCGCCCACCAGAGTCTGCGCCAGGGGATCGAACAGCTCTGCAACCAGGCCGCGGAGGCGGTCCGTTCCGGCTGCGTTCTCCTCCTGCTCAGCGACCAGGACTGCAAACCGCCGCTGTTGCCGATCCACGCCCTGCTGGCAACCGGCGCGGTCCACCACCACCTCTCCCGGACAGGCTTGCGCTGCAACGCCAATCTCATTGTCGCCACGGCCACGGCGCGAGACTCGCACCAGATCGCCTGTTTGATCGGCTTTGGCGCCACCGCGGTCTATCCCTATCTGAGCTACGCGGTTTTGGGCGATCTCTGCCGCAGCGGTGAACTGACCATGAATCCGGACCAGGCGGTCAAGAATTATCGCAAGGGGATCAAAAAAGGACTGCTCAAAATCCTCTCCAAGATGGGGATCTCCACCGTGGCCTCCTACCGGGGCGCCCAGCTGTTTGAAATTATCGGCCTCAACGATTCCGTGGTCGATCTCTGCTTCCCCGGCACCCCGAGCCGCATCCAGGGGGCGGGCTTTAGCGAACTGGAGTCGGACCAGAAAGTCTTGGCGCAGGAGGCGGTCAAACCCCAGCAGCCGATCCGCCCCGGGGGGTTGTTGAAATTCATCTACGGCCAGGAGTACCACGCCTATAACCCGGACGTGGTCATGGGGTTGCAGGCAGCGGTCAACAGCGGCGATCGGGCCAAGTGGCAGCAGTTGGCCGACCGGATCAATCACCGCCAGCCTGCCACCCTGCGCGACCTGTTGGAACTGCGTAGCGATATCTCCCCCATCCCCCTGGATCAGGTGGAGCCGGCGTCCAACATCATCCGCCGCTTCGACACCGCGGCCATGTCGCTGGGCGCCCTTTCACCCGAAGCCCATGAGGCCCTGGCCGAGGCGATGAACACCCTGGGCGGCCGCTCCAACAGCGGCGAGGGCGGTGAAGACCCGGCCCGTTTTGGCACCAACAAGGTCTCCAAGATCAAGCAGATCGCCTCGGGTCGGTTCGGTGTCACCCCCCACTACCTGGTCAATGCCGAGGTGCTGCAGATCAAGATCGCCCAGGGGGCCAAGCCCGGCGAGGGCGGTCAGCTCCCGGGCACCAAGGTCAACGAGCTGATCGCCCGTCTGCGCTACAGCGTCCCCGGGGTTACCCTGATCTCGCCGCCTCCGCACCACGACATCTACTCCATCGAGGATCTGGCCCAACTGATCTTTGACCTCAAACAGGTCAATCCCGAGGCCCTGGTCTCGGTCAAGCTGGTCTCCCGCCCGGGCATCGGCACCATAGCGGCCGGGGTGGCCAAGGCCTATGCCGACCTGATCACTGTCTCCGGCTATGACGGCGGCACTGCGGCCAGCCCGATCTCCTCCATCCGTCACGCAGGCTCGCCCTGGGAACTGGGACTGGCCGAGGTCCATCAGACCCTGCAGGCCAACGACCTGCGCGACAAGATCCGCCTGCAAACCGACGGCGGACTCAAGACCGGACTCGATGTGGTCAAGGCGGCCATCCTCGGTGCGGAGAGCTTTGGCTTCGGGACCGCGCCCATGGTCAGCCTGGGCTGCAAATACCTGCGTATCTGCCACCTCAACAACTGCGCCACCGGCGTTGCCACCCAACGTGAAGACCTGCGCCGCGACCATTACCAGGGCACGGTGGACAAGGTGATCAACTTCTTCACCTTCCTGGCCGAGGAAACCAGGGCGTGGATGGCCCGGATCGGGGTGAAGACCCTGAATGAACTGGTTGGCCGGGTCGACCTGCTCACGCCACTTGCCGGAATCACCAGCCGTCAGCAGGGCCTGGACCTGAGCCCACTGTTGCACACAGATGCGCAACTGGCGAAGAAGCCGCGCCACTGCGCCATCACCCGCAACCAGCCCTTTGATCGCGGCCCGCTGGCGGAACGGATGGTCAGCGAGATCCTGCCCGCCATCGAGACGAAATCCGGCGGCACCTTTGCCTATACCATCGGCAACTGCGACCGCTCCATCGGCGCCCGGCTTTCCGGCGAGATCGCCAAACGTTGGGGCAATCAGGGCATGGCCGACAAGCCGGTCAAACTCAAGCTGACCGGCATCGGCGGCCAGAGCTTCGGCGCCTGGAACGTGTGCGGCCTGGAGATGTATCTCAGCGGCGATGCCAACGACTACGTGGGCAAGGGCATGGCCGGCGGCAAGATCGTGATTCGCCCGCCGCACCGCTCCACCTTTGAGAGCCAGCATACCAGTATCATGGGCAACACCTGTCTCTACGGGGCCACCGGCGGTCGCATCTACGCCTCGGGCCGGGCCGGTGAACGCTTCGCGGTGCGCAACTCCGGCGCCTTTGCCGTGGTCGAGGGCGTGGGCGATCACGGCTGCGAATACATGACCGGCGGCTTGGTCACCGTGCTCGGTCCGACGGGTACCAACTTTGGCGCCGGCATGACCGGCGGCTTTGCCTACGTCCTTGATCAGGACAATACCTTTGTCGACCGCTACAACCATGAACTGGTCGAGATCCAGCGTATTCACTCCGGCTACATGGAGGAGTACCGCAACCATCTCAACCAGGTGATCGAGGAGTTCTGCCGCGAGACCAACAGCGACTGGGGCTGGCATTTGCTCGACGACTTCTCCGACTTCATCGGCAAGTTCTGGCTGGTCAAACCCAAGGCTGCGGACCTCTCCAGTCTGCTTGACCGGCTCCAGGAACGGAGCGAATAA
- a CDS encoding CBS domain-containing protein: protein MHIATTHRNTDFDGLSSIIAATLLYPGTVAVCPKSVNPNVHRFLSLHKTSFDIILSGEVKLDEVERLIVVDTNQWRRLERLDKLRDHPQVEIIVWDHHMGIGDINPHWQCVEKIGATITLLVRELRAQQINLTPLQATLFLLGLYEDTGQLTFSSTTPEDARAAAFLLEQGADLTIVVDFLNMAYGEVQKKVLFRLMRDAEQHEIKGKVVGLAVVHIHKHVELAMVVQLYGKIVNADAVFVIFVNESGNYFIIGRSSSTEIDVNVILQRFGGGGHPGAGSATVHDAAVSPGELRQRIIAALNEEQKGAALVGDMMSFPVTTVAPQTPMHEVQRIMEEEKIRGIVVEENEQIQGIVVLWDMKKLRQQKQWDSPVKAFMNRHVTTIGPEALASEAAELMVQKNIGHLPVVQGEKVIGIVTRTDIINYLYGMLPA from the coding sequence ATGCACATCGCCACCACCCACCGAAATACCGACTTTGACGGCCTGTCTTCCATCATTGCCGCCACCCTGCTCTATCCCGGCACCGTTGCCGTCTGCCCCAAGAGTGTCAATCCCAATGTGCACCGCTTCCTCTCGTTGCACAAGACCTCCTTTGACATCATCCTCAGCGGCGAGGTCAAACTCGATGAGGTGGAGCGTCTGATCGTGGTCGATACCAACCAGTGGCGGCGGCTGGAGCGGCTGGATAAACTCCGCGATCACCCACAGGTGGAGATCATTGTCTGGGACCACCACATGGGAATTGGCGATATCAATCCCCACTGGCAGTGCGTGGAGAAGATCGGGGCAACCATCACCCTGCTGGTGCGGGAGCTGCGGGCGCAGCAGATCAACCTCACCCCCCTGCAGGCGACCCTGTTTCTCCTCGGTTTGTATGAGGATACCGGCCAGTTGACCTTCAGCTCGACCACGCCCGAGGATGCGCGCGCGGCTGCCTTCTTGCTCGAGCAGGGGGCGGATCTGACCATTGTGGTCGATTTCTTGAACATGGCCTACGGCGAGGTGCAGAAAAAGGTGCTCTTCCGCCTGATGCGCGATGCCGAGCAGCATGAGATCAAGGGCAAGGTGGTGGGACTGGCGGTGGTCCATATTCACAAGCATGTGGAACTGGCCATGGTGGTGCAGCTCTACGGCAAGATTGTCAACGCCGATGCGGTCTTTGTTATTTTTGTCAACGAGAGCGGCAACTACTTCATCATCGGCCGCAGTTCCTCGACCGAGATCGATGTCAACGTCATCCTGCAGCGATTCGGGGGGGGCGGCCATCCCGGCGCAGGCTCTGCCACGGTCCATGATGCCGCGGTTTCCCCGGGAGAGCTGCGGCAAAGGATTATCGCCGCCCTCAACGAGGAGCAGAAGGGTGCGGCCCTGGTGGGCGATATGATGTCCTTTCCGGTGACCACGGTTGCACCCCAGACCCCGATGCACGAGGTGCAGCGGATCATGGAGGAGGAGAAGATTCGTGGAATCGTGGTGGAAGAAAACGAACAGATACAGGGCATCGTTGTCTTGTGGGACATGAAAAAGCTGCGGCAGCAAAAGCAGTGGGACAGCCCGGTTAAGGCCTTCATGAACCGCCATGTCACCACCATCGGACCAGAGGCCCTGGCCAGCGAGGCGGCGGAGCTGATGGTCCAGAAAAATATCGGCCACCTGCCGGTGGTGCAGGGGGAAAAGGTGATCGGCATCGTCACTCGAACCGACATCATCAACTATCTCTACGGGATGCTCCCGGCCTGA